The Clostridiaceae bacterium HFYG-1003 genome includes a window with the following:
- a CDS encoding ComEC/Rec2 family competence protein: MRDLLILVIAQICGIITAYAGTNIEWILGLFLILGLVWAVMNAKKGSFCLMIVGLLMGMTTSWMYQQMDLEVYSNNNYVNKIEGTYTRSLGMTDYFQYHGRIVSVRQRRKKSEDPLQHGEVCSLEGHFRKTPYQLTGVLFECEAARIEPDPDSFSFLRLFDQWKISVSDRMKASFGAEEGALASSLVLGLKDPLLSERSSTLQFLGIIHILSISGFHVNLLEMLLDRIRLKRISFWLILLYACLIGSVPAWRACLMKGSKTAARMVRRDSDGFNQLLFSCLILLSLRPYLLFDTSFQLTYAATLGLICLNRPLQHLFVWFPQGRVKNGLLLSAAAMIPCIPILSRLSFDINLAMLPANLVLVPVYSFFCILSFLGIPVTLLPFDFPGRLVGIGMSALLRLMNFSEFILSQWLSLRVAWSGAYIFLWLGVFSCLSGRYCISARRRVAALLLFYGLLFVLAFLPGTTKVIFHQAMGQARIVLQKDLRQYEFVTDKMFKERVRERVILVKEPLSAGTILLEPGDVFPQVSADETALVPVTDPSSDIIDEEYLWIFHQWIRLK, translated from the coding sequence TTGCGGGATTTACTGATCCTGGTCATCGCTCAAATTTGTGGCATCATAACCGCCTATGCTGGTACGAATATTGAATGGATTCTTGGCCTATTTCTGATTCTCGGCCTGGTCTGGGCTGTTATGAACGCTAAGAAGGGTTCTTTCTGCCTGATGATTGTTGGGCTGCTCATGGGCATGACAACCAGCTGGATGTATCAACAAATGGACCTTGAGGTATATAGTAATAATAATTATGTTAATAAAATAGAAGGCACATATACCAGATCACTGGGAATGACGGACTATTTTCAATACCATGGCCGCATTGTATCCGTCCGGCAAAGACGTAAGAAATCCGAAGACCCCCTGCAGCATGGGGAAGTATGTTCGCTGGAAGGTCATTTTCGTAAAACGCCCTATCAGTTAACCGGAGTTTTATTTGAATGTGAGGCGGCCAGGATCGAGCCAGATCCTGATAGTTTTTCCTTCCTCAGACTGTTTGATCAGTGGAAAATCAGTGTGTCTGATCGGATGAAGGCATCCTTTGGTGCGGAGGAGGGAGCGTTGGCTTCTTCGCTGGTTCTTGGGCTCAAGGATCCGCTTCTGTCGGAGCGCAGCAGCACGCTCCAGTTTCTTGGCATCATCCACATCCTGTCGATTTCTGGATTCCATGTGAACCTTCTGGAGATGCTGCTTGATCGAATTCGACTAAAGCGCATAAGTTTCTGGCTGATTTTGCTCTATGCCTGTCTGATTGGCAGTGTTCCGGCCTGGCGGGCTTGTCTTATGAAAGGTTCCAAGACTGCTGCCCGGATGGTTCGGCGGGACAGCGATGGATTCAACCAGCTCCTTTTCTCTTGTCTCATCCTGCTTAGCCTGCGGCCGTACCTGCTGTTTGATACCAGTTTTCAGCTGACATATGCCGCGACTTTGGGATTGATCTGTCTGAATCGCCCGTTGCAGCATCTGTTTGTCTGGTTTCCACAGGGCCGTGTGAAGAACGGACTGCTGCTCAGTGCAGCTGCCATGATTCCCTGCATCCCCATTCTGTCTCGACTGTCATTTGATATCAATTTGGCAATGCTTCCGGCCAATCTGGTGCTGGTTCCAGTGTACAGCTTCTTCTGCATTCTATCGTTCCTTGGGATTCCGGTCACTCTGCTGCCGTTCGATTTCCCTGGTCGACTGGTCGGAATCGGGATGAGCGCGTTGCTCCGGTTGATGAACTTTTCGGAATTTATCCTGTCCCAATGGCTCAGTCTGAGGGTTGCCTGGAGCGGGGCATATATCTTTTTATGGCTGGGGGTGTTTTCATGCCTGAGCGGCCGATACTGCATCAGCGCCAGGCGACGCGTGGCAGCGCTTCTTCTGTTTTACGGGTTGTTGTTTGTACTGGCTTTTTTGCCGGGAACAACAAAAGTTATTTTTCATCAGGCCATGGGTCAGGCCAGAATCGTGCTGCAGAAGGATCTGAGGCAGTATGAGTTTGTGACGGACAAGATGTTCAAGGAAAGAGTCCGCGAGCGCGTGATACTGGTGAAAGAGCCTCTGTCGGCAGGGACGATCCTCCTGGAGCCGGGTGATGTCTTTCCGCAGGTTTCGGCCGATGAGACAGCATTGGTTCCGGTCACTGATCCATCATCTGATATAATAGATGAAGAATACCTGTGGATCTTTCACCAGTGGATCCGATTGAAGTGA
- the rpsT gene encoding 30S ribosomal protein S20 — MANIKSSIKRIATTEKKTLQNKSKKSALKTTLKKFEAAVSESAETAGVLYQAAVKSLDKAASKGIIHKNAAARKKSRLAAKLNKENQAAK, encoded by the coding sequence GTGGCAAACATTAAATCATCAATCAAACGGATTGCAACTACCGAAAAGAAAACATTGCAGAACAAGTCCAAGAAATCTGCTTTGAAAACGACTTTGAAGAAGTTTGAAGCAGCTGTGAGCGAAAGTGCAGAAACTGCCGGAGTTCTCTATCAGGCTGCTGTTAAGTCCCTGGACAAAGCTGCTTCTAAGGGTATTATCCATAAGAATGCTGCAGCCAGAAAGAAATCCAGACTGGCAGCTAAGTTGAACAAAGAAAACCAGGCAGCAAAGTAG
- the lepA gene encoding translation elongation factor 4, which translates to MSRRQSNIRNFSIVAHIDHGKSTLADRLIEATQTLTEREMAEQILDNMDLERERGITIKAQAVRLIYRRADGEEYYLNMIDTPGHVDFNYEVSRSLQACEGAILVVDATQGIQAQTLANTYLALENNLEIVPVINKMDLASARPEEAIQEIEDIIGIVAHDAPQISAKTGLNIEQVLEAIVEKVPAPSGDENAPLRALIFDSYYDPYRGVVAHVRIKEGTVRPGDKIRFMATKKEYDVTELGVFTPGYLPLDELKSGDVGYITGSIKNVRDARVGDTITLANNPAETALPGYKKAVPMVFSGIYPMDGARYDELREALEKLQMNDAALDFEPETSVALGFGFRCGFLGLLHMEIIQERIEREFDLDIITTSPSVIYKVFRTDGSVVEITNPTNLPSPNEIDHMEEPVVKATVITPSEYVGSIMDLCQARRGVYLGMEYIEQTRAQLNYILPLNEIIYDFFDTLKSRTRGYASLDYELHGYQETKLVKLDILLNGETVDALSMIVPEDRAYLKGRNIAEKLKEVIPRQMFEVPIQAAIGSKVIARETVKAMRKDVLAKCYGGDISRKKKLLEKQKEGKKRMRQVGSVEVPQEAFMAVLKVE; encoded by the coding sequence ATGAGCAGAAGACAAAGCAACATCCGTAATTTTTCCATCGTCGCTCACATTGACCACGGCAAATCGACTCTGGCCGATCGCCTGATCGAAGCGACACAGACCCTGACGGAACGGGAAATGGCGGAGCAAATCCTGGATAACATGGATCTGGAGCGGGAACGGGGAATCACGATCAAGGCACAGGCTGTCCGTCTGATTTACCGCCGGGCAGACGGTGAAGAGTATTATCTGAATATGATCGACACACCGGGGCATGTAGACTTCAATTATGAAGTATCACGCTCCTTGCAGGCCTGCGAGGGAGCGATCCTGGTCGTTGACGCCACGCAGGGCATTCAGGCGCAGACTTTGGCGAACACGTACCTGGCCCTGGAAAACAATCTGGAGATTGTGCCGGTGATCAATAAAATGGATCTGGCCTCGGCGCGTCCGGAAGAAGCCATTCAGGAAATCGAAGACATCATCGGAATTGTTGCTCATGATGCTCCTCAAATCTCAGCCAAAACCGGTCTCAACATTGAACAGGTGCTGGAAGCAATTGTTGAAAAAGTTCCAGCTCCATCCGGTGATGAGAACGCGCCCCTGCGGGCATTGATCTTTGATTCCTACTACGATCCGTACCGCGGCGTAGTCGCTCATGTCCGAATTAAGGAAGGAACCGTCCGCCCGGGAGACAAGATTCGATTCATGGCCACGAAGAAAGAATACGACGTGACTGAACTTGGTGTCTTTACGCCGGGATATCTGCCCCTGGATGAGCTCAAGTCGGGCGATGTCGGATATATTACCGGCTCCATTAAAAATGTAAGGGATGCCCGTGTGGGCGATACCATTACGCTGGCCAATAATCCAGCTGAGACCGCTCTGCCGGGATACAAAAAGGCTGTCCCCATGGTTTTCTCCGGAATCTATCCGATGGATGGAGCCCGCTATGACGAACTGCGGGAAGCGCTGGAGAAACTGCAGATGAATGACGCAGCACTTGACTTTGAACCGGAAACCTCCGTTGCCCTGGGCTTTGGATTCCGCTGCGGATTCCTCGGGCTGCTCCACATGGAAATTATTCAGGAACGGATCGAACGGGAATTTGATCTGGATATCATCACTACCTCTCCCTCCGTTATTTACAAGGTCTTTCGAACGGACGGATCTGTAGTGGAAATCACCAACCCGACCAACCTGCCGTCGCCCAACGAAATCGACCACATGGAAGAACCCGTGGTTAAAGCAACGGTGATCACGCCCAGCGAATATGTCGGTTCCATCATGGATCTTTGCCAGGCCCGCCGCGGCGTATACCTAGGGATGGAGTATATCGAGCAGACCCGGGCACAGCTCAATTATATTCTTCCGCTCAATGAGATCATCTATGATTTCTTTGATACCCTGAAATCCAGAACCCGCGGCTACGCATCCCTGGATTACGAGCTGCACGGCTATCAGGAGACTAAGCTGGTCAAGCTGGATATCCTTCTGAACGGCGAAACGGTAGATGCTCTGTCCATGATCGTTCCGGAAGACCGGGCTTACCTCAAGGGACGAAACATCGCGGAGAAGCTGAAGGAAGTTATTCCCCGGCAGATGTTTGAAGTGCCCATCCAGGCGGCCATCGGCAGCAAAGTGATAGCCCGCGAGACCGTCAAGGCGATGCGTAAAGACGTTTTGGCCAAGTGTTATGGCGGAGACATCTCCCGGAAGAAGAAACTGCTCGAGAAGCAAAAGGAAGGAAAGAAACGGATGCGTCAGGTCGGATCCGTAGAAGTTCCGCAGGAAGCCTTTATGGCAGTCCTTAAGGTGGAGTAA
- a CDS encoding sigma-70 family RNA polymerase sigma factor has product MKVELLENNRGMIYKIMGEFGYLLRNEDNKDDLFQAGCLGLMKALNRFDFKFNTLFSTFAYRYIHGEIVRLADAIMHTDSTYTDLFGSQDSDMVAEEIAEFVHRSVSGDFSPDRLENEVVNRETLRKCLKHVTPRQRLVLLYRYYMDMTQADIGKLLGMHQVDVSREEKRAKTRLRLLFGEKHCGIY; this is encoded by the coding sequence ATGAAAGTCGAATTATTAGAGAACAATCGGGGAATGATCTATAAAATCATGGGGGAGTTTGGCTATCTGCTGCGGAATGAGGATAATAAGGATGATCTGTTTCAGGCTGGGTGCCTGGGCCTCATGAAGGCTCTTAACCGCTTTGATTTCAAGTTTAATACGTTGTTCAGCACCTTTGCCTACCGCTATATCCATGGTGAAATAGTTCGGCTGGCGGATGCCATCATGCATACGGATTCCACCTATACGGACTTATTCGGAAGTCAGGATTCTGATATGGTGGCGGAAGAAATCGCGGAATTTGTCCACCGTTCGGTCTCGGGGGACTTTAGCCCGGATCGACTGGAAAATGAAGTGGTAAACCGAGAAACGCTTCGAAAATGTCTGAAGCATGTGACTCCTCGTCAGCGTCTGGTTTTATTATACCGGTATTACATGGACATGACCCAGGCAGACATCGGAAAGCTGCTGGGCATGCATCAGGTCGATGTCAGTCGGGAGGAAAAAAGAGCGAAGACCCGCCTGCGACTGCTGTTTGGGGAAAAGCATTGCGGGATTTACTGA
- the holA gene encoding DNA polymerase III subunit delta, with the protein MYYSDLKKEIDQGKLRRAYALYGEDEGFIKEVVEAIQKKTGIAPNDIFNYIRIDGQKAELAELEAALMTLPFMGERKVVEVFRADFFTGNQAMRDWQEKIKLISGFLENPPEDTLLLVYYITDQDKKDTKIKALEKKAHKTDALVMKMPALKKENVSEYLEEYFREKGMEISRPMLTYIRENFEGNILQLRQELDKILAYATGRSIEKSDIDRLMIKSGTRHKYDLLDMVMQGKARDAVLLYNELIYKRTEPHEILEVCGYRLREAYNYKIRIAAGLPVKTLMEELNERMPWLVEKKVAMIRPISLTRLNAMFKLLVDSEERMKGTPTNPEREIEMLILALAGTAGM; encoded by the coding sequence ATGTATTACAGTGATTTAAAAAAAGAGATTGATCAGGGCAAGCTGCGCCGCGCCTATGCTCTTTATGGCGAAGATGAAGGATTTATTAAGGAAGTTGTGGAAGCGATTCAGAAAAAAACTGGGATCGCTCCGAATGATATTTTTAACTATATTCGAATTGACGGACAGAAAGCGGAGCTGGCAGAACTGGAAGCTGCGCTGATGACGTTGCCTTTCATGGGGGAACGAAAAGTCGTCGAGGTGTTTCGGGCTGATTTTTTTACGGGCAACCAGGCCATGCGGGACTGGCAGGAAAAGATCAAGCTGATTTCCGGCTTTCTGGAAAATCCGCCGGAGGATACGCTTCTGCTGGTCTACTACATAACGGATCAGGATAAGAAAGATACGAAGATCAAAGCGCTTGAAAAAAAAGCTCACAAGACTGACGCCTTGGTAATGAAGATGCCTGCCCTGAAAAAGGAAAATGTTTCGGAATATCTGGAGGAATATTTTCGCGAGAAAGGAATGGAAATCTCCAGGCCCATGCTGACCTACATTCGGGAAAATTTTGAAGGCAACATTCTGCAGCTTCGTCAGGAGCTCGATAAAATTTTAGCCTATGCGACCGGCCGTTCCATTGAAAAAAGCGATATTGACCGGCTGATGATCAAATCCGGGACACGCCACAAGTATGATCTGCTGGATATGGTTATGCAGGGAAAAGCCAGGGATGCGGTGCTTCTGTACAATGAACTGATCTATAAGCGAACCGAACCGCATGAGATCCTGGAAGTCTGCGGCTATCGCCTGAGAGAGGCCTACAACTATAAAATCCGGATCGCGGCAGGACTTCCGGTGAAAACCCTCATGGAGGAATTGAATGAGCGGATGCCTTGGCTGGTTGAAAAAAAGGTCGCCATGATTCGACCGATCAGTCTGACCCGACTCAATGCCATGTTCAAGCTCCTGGTTGATTCGGAAGAGCGGATGAAGGGAACACCAACCAATCCGGAGCGCGAGATCGAAATGCTGATTCTGGCTCTGGCAGGTACTGCCGGCATGTAG